GATTTTTCATATATTTTTCTTTTCCATAATCCTTTAGTCCCCAAAAAATACGATAGTGATAATACCACATATCTTGGCGGTTAAATTTTTTCGGATTTTTTTTATAAACCTTGACCATTTCGGAAATCGTGGCAGTGTCAGAGGCCGGCATGGTAATAATATTGGTTGTTAGATGGCCATTCGGTTTTAGCAATCTTTCGGCTTCTGTTAAAAAAATAGGCCAATCATTAAAAGCAATGTGATGAAGACCGTGGTCGCATAAAATTAAATCGTACTGATGGTTTTTTAGCGGCACTTTTAACCAGTTCGCAATAACTATTTTTTCGTCG
This Patescibacteria group bacterium DNA region includes the following protein-coding sequences:
- a CDS encoding class I SAM-dependent methyltransferase, which gives rise to MAKITLNHNQWKNYAKNWKPLKPPERPSLQEIKLYEKWARKKAGGKAIIYGATPELRDLLAKYNFDVTLVDREPNMIRAMQELIKISKGDEKIVIANWLKVPLKNHQYDLILCDHGLHHIAFNDWPIFLTEAERLLKPNGHLTTNIITMPASDTATISEMVKVYKKNPKKFNRQDMWYYHYRIFWGLKDYGKEKYMKN